From Flavobacteriales bacterium, the proteins below share one genomic window:
- a CDS encoding FtsW/RodA/SpoVE family cell cycle protein, translating to MNKLIKGDKSVWISVLFLVAYSSLLVYSSSSNLAYQYHGGSSLPIGLKHVAHILMGFTLIILVSNIPFRFFYNTSILVYIAAIVLIFIALTRGTTIGGASAERWVRIFGFSFQPSELAKVSIILLLSRQLVKHQDKLQSFKKSFLYVLAPILLLFAFVFKSSLSSATFIFFISFVLLYIGNYSTKNLLKMAGSGILIMVLVISIFKFFPSVANRFDTWEARIERFIGEEQHDPDGNYQSDHAKMAIVRGHYTGVGPGKSVHKYFLPQSNSDFVYAIIGEEYGYGGMIFPIIVYLFLVFRFLTIANHALNDFGRLLVVGLGFSILLQAFINMGVAVGLLPVTGQTLPLISAGGSSIWMTCIAIGVILSVSHSSILAKKELEEELLERAKSTLEISRSMAMAEGRVFDEKAYLKEEVKRLKSEYKNQQEY from the coding sequence ATGAATAAGTTAATTAAGGGCGACAAAAGCGTATGGATTTCTGTCTTGTTTCTCGTTGCCTATTCATCACTTTTGGTTTATAGTTCTAGTAGTAATCTTGCCTACCAATATCATGGAGGAAGTAGTTTGCCTATTGGTTTAAAACACGTAGCCCATATTCTCATGGGGTTTACGCTTATTATTTTAGTTTCTAATATTCCTTTTCGCTTTTTTTATAACACCTCTATCTTAGTATATATTGCCGCCATTGTACTCATTTTTATTGCACTCACACGTGGAACCACCATTGGTGGAGCAAGTGCAGAACGATGGGTGCGGATATTCGGATTTTCTTTTCAACCCTCCGAACTAGCGAAAGTGTCTATTATTCTGCTTCTTTCGCGTCAACTAGTAAAACATCAAGATAAATTACAGAGCTTTAAGAAATCATTTCTTTACGTTCTTGCTCCTATTTTACTATTATTTGCCTTTGTTTTTAAATCAAGTTTATCCTCAGCAACATTTATCTTTTTTATTAGCTTTGTACTGCTATATATCGGAAATTATTCTACCAAAAACCTACTCAAAATGGCGGGTTCTGGAATCTTAATTATGGTCTTAGTAATCTCTATTTTTAAGTTTTTTCCTAGCGTAGCCAATAGATTTGACACTTGGGAAGCCCGTATAGAACGATTTATTGGAGAAGAACAACACGACCCCGACGGAAATTACCAATCTGATCATGCAAAAATGGCAATTGTACGTGGTCATTATACAGGAGTAGGACCTGGAAAAAGTGTTCATAAATATTTCCTTCCTCAATCAAACTCCGATTTTGTTTATGCCATCATTGGTGAAGAATATGGTTATGGAGGAATGATTTTCCCCATAATTGTTTACCTCTTTTTGGTCTTTAGATTTCTCACCATTGCCAACCATGCCCTTAATGATTTTGGGAGACTTCTGGTGGTAGGATTAGGCTTTAGTATCTTACTACAAGCTTTTATAAACATGGGAGTAGCCGTTGGATTACTTCCAGTTACGGGGCAAACACTTCCTCTTATTAGTGCGGGTGGGTCTTCTATTTGGATGACTTGTATTGCGATAGGGGTTATTCTTTCGGTGTCACACTCCAGTATTTTAGCAAAAAAAGAACTAGAAGAAGAACTCTTAGAAAGAGCAAAAAGCACCTTAGAAATTTCGAGATCTATGGCAATGGCAGAAGGAAGAGTTTTTGACGAAAAAGCATACCTAAAAGAAGAAGTGAAAAGACTAAAAAGTGAGTACAAAAATCAACAAGAATACTAA
- the murG gene encoding undecaprenyldiphospho-muramoylpentapeptide beta-N-acetylglucosaminyltransferase, which translates to MSTKINKNTKQNHFILSGGGTGGHIYPALAIAEALEAYPNTSVSFVGALGKMEMEKIPQAGYKILGLPIRGLQRGKIWANLSLPFRIITSLTKSYFHLKKVQPKAVIGTGGYASAPIALVASWLKIPVYLQEQNSFPGLVNRKMAKYAQKVFVAYPNMDRFFPENKIIYSGNPIRKNILEKLQVKTENQTSTPKLLILGGSLGARSINDFFIQHIETLAKESIEIQWQCGKLYEKQCKDAWEKAGRPENIHIQAFIQNMAEAYAQAHLVLCRAGALTVSEIALMQKPAIFVPSPNVTDNHQYKNALALAEKNAALLWEEKQLKEEHSLQYLLTTLEDQELQGKLKSEIVQFSKSKASEEIAKQILQK; encoded by the coding sequence GTGAGTACAAAAATCAACAAGAATACTAAGCAAAATCATTTTATCCTAAGTGGTGGAGGAACTGGCGGACATATTTACCCAGCCTTAGCAATTGCTGAAGCTCTAGAAGCATACCCAAATACTTCCGTGAGCTTTGTGGGAGCTTTGGGTAAAATGGAAATGGAAAAAATTCCACAAGCTGGTTACAAAATCTTAGGATTACCCATACGAGGTTTACAAAGAGGAAAAATATGGGCAAATCTTTCTTTGCCTTTTAGGATTATAACGAGTCTTACCAAAAGCTATTTTCACCTCAAAAAAGTACAGCCAAAAGCCGTAATAGGAACAGGTGGATACGCTAGTGCTCCTATAGCCTTGGTAGCATCTTGGTTAAAAATACCTGTGTATTTGCAAGAGCAAAACTCTTTCCCAGGCTTAGTGAACCGAAAAATGGCAAAATATGCCCAAAAAGTCTTTGTGGCTTATCCCAATATGGATCGATTTTTCCCAGAAAACAAAATCATTTATTCAGGAAATCCCATCCGAAAAAACATTCTTGAAAAACTTCAAGTAAAAACAGAAAATCAGACCTCTACACCCAAATTACTCATTTTGGGCGGAAGCCTAGGAGCACGTTCCATCAATGATTTTTTTATTCAGCACATAGAAACATTGGCAAAAGAATCCATTGAGATTCAATGGCAGTGCGGAAAACTGTATGAAAAACAGTGCAAAGATGCTTGGGAAAAAGCAGGAAGACCAGAAAACATCCATATACAAGCATTTATTCAAAATATGGCTGAAGCTTATGCACAAGCACATCTAGTACTTTGCCGAGCAGGTGCACTTACTGTTTCTGAGATTGCTTTGATGCAAAAACCCGCTATTTTTGTGCCTTCGCCAAATGTTACAGACAATCATCAATACAAAAATGCTTTGGCTTTAGCCGAAAAAAATGCCGCACTTCTTTGGGAAGAAAAACAGCTAAAAGAAGAGCATAGCTTACAATATCTGCTCACCACTCTTGAAGATCAAGAACTACAAGGAAAATTGAAATCAGAAATTGTACAATTCTCAAAATCAAAAGCTTCAGAAGAAATTGCTAAACAGATTCTCCAAAAATGA
- the rodA gene encoding rod shape-determining protein RodA has protein sequence MRKANTILEVDWLIIMLYLILCIIGWVSIYSANYDEQFVSIFDSSQEHGKQIIWIGSSLLIGLFILFTSSRLYTYYSIYFYLVSMLLLVLVLFIGKEVGGGKSWFGIGSYSIQPAEFAKFSTLLILGTLLSSPQTDLRDFRSQLVTFAVLAIPMFLILLQPDAGSALVYSSLILVLYREGLPGYYLWGIISAILLFLISLLIPLWLTLLLVVLIILISYVLQKPRIRRKYLLHFVLVGIVSIIYSIGVGFIYNNVFKSHHRNRIDIILGKIEDSSDKGYNLLQSKIAIGSGGVVGQGFLEGTQTRYNFVPEQSTDFIFCTIGEEWGLLGSLVLMVIFLGLIYRIILLSERQKSAFTRVYGYGVASILFFHFFVNIGMTIGVVPVIGIPLPYVSYGGSSLWGFTILLFIFLRLASERKEIL, from the coding sequence ATGAGGAAAGCTAATACCATTTTAGAAGTTGATTGGCTTATAATTATGCTCTATCTTATTCTGTGTATCATAGGATGGGTGAGTATCTATTCGGCAAACTATGACGAACAATTTGTTTCTATATTTGACAGCAGTCAAGAACATGGAAAACAAATCATTTGGATAGGATCATCTTTGCTAATTGGACTTTTTATTCTTTTTACTTCTTCAAGATTATACACCTACTATTCAATCTATTTTTACTTAGTCTCCATGTTGCTCTTGGTGCTCGTTCTTTTTATCGGAAAAGAAGTAGGAGGAGGAAAATCATGGTTTGGAATAGGATCCTACAGTATACAACCCGCAGAATTTGCAAAATTCTCTACCCTACTCATACTAGGAACCTTACTTTCTAGTCCGCAAACAGATTTAAGAGATTTCAGGTCTCAACTAGTCACCTTTGCCGTTTTGGCAATCCCCATGTTTTTAATTCTCCTTCAGCCCGATGCAGGTTCCGCATTAGTTTATTCATCTTTGATTCTTGTGCTGTATCGTGAAGGTTTACCGGGTTATTATCTTTGGGGAATCATTTCAGCTATTTTACTTTTTCTTATTTCCTTACTCATTCCGCTTTGGTTAACCTTATTACTGGTCGTACTTATTATTCTGATTTCTTATGTTCTCCAAAAACCCAGAATCAGACGGAAATATCTTTTACATTTTGTTTTAGTGGGTATTGTTAGCATTATTTATTCTATCGGTGTGGGATTTATCTACAATAATGTCTTTAAATCACATCATAGAAACCGAATTGATATTATTCTCGGAAAAATAGAAGATAGTAGTGACAAAGGTTATAACCTGTTGCAATCAAAAATAGCTATTGGCTCTGGAGGAGTTGTAGGACAAGGATTTTTAGAAGGAACGCAAACACGCTACAATTTTGTACCAGAACAAAGTACTGATTTTATTTTTTGTACCATAGGAGAAGAATGGGGACTTCTTGGAAGCCTTGTGCTTATGGTCATATTTCTTGGACTCATTTATCGAATCATTCTTCTTTCCGAAAGACAAAAATCTGCCTTTACAAGAGTATATGGATATGGAGTAGCCAGTATTCTTTTCTTCCACTTTTTTGTAAATATCGGGATGACCATCGGTGTAGTTCCCGTTATTGGAATTCCCTTGCCCTATGTGAGCTACGGAGGATCTTCACTTTGGGGCTTTACGATTCTTCTTTTTATCTTTTTGAGACTAGCGTCTGAACGGAAGGAGATTTTATAG